In Thermococcus chitonophagus, the genomic stretch AGGCACTAAATATCATTGCAGAGAACATTAATAGCATTATAAGGGAGCATGGAAGTTATTCTGTACTCGTTTACAAATATGCGGGAGATAGAGGAGTTGTGAGCTATTACTTTCCCATGAGATTATTCCACTACCTAAATGCTTCAACAATAGATGGGGCAATCTGCGACAGGGCTGGACAAGAAGCCCTAAAAGATATTTATGGAACGGCAGTAGGAATTGATCCAGAAAAGTTAAGGGAGAATAGGTTAATAGTTTACTGGGGAATTAACGCCTTCTGGACGAACTTGCACGGTTTCATGTTAGCGAAAAAGTATGGGCTCGAAATCTGGACGGTTGATGTCGTAAGAACAGAAACAGCTAAGAGGAGTGATAAATTCTTCCAGATAAGGCCCGATACAGATGTTCTTTTTGCCCTTGGAGTGGCAAAGGTGATTATCGAGGATGGGTTGTACGATAAGAAGTTCGTTAGGAACAAAGTCTATAGATTTAAAGAATTCATGAATTATGTAAAAACATTATCATTGGATTACGTGGCCCAGGAAACAGGGCTTAGCGTTGAGAAAATTGAAGAGTTTGCGAGGGAATTCGCTGAGAAGAAAGGGATAATTCATATAGGTTATGGCTTCCAACGCTCATTAGCAGGAGGGGAAGCGGTAAGGGCAATTGCAATCCTTCCAGCTTTGGTTGGCCATAAATTTGGATTTATCTATGATATGAAGACAATAGACAAGAGCTACGCCCAGGCGAAATTCCTGAGAACTAAGCCTGAAAATCGAATACCTCAAATGGAGCTCGCTGAGGCTATCGAAGATGGCAAGGTTAAATTCCTCTATATCTACAACACTAACCCCTTAGCGAGTTATCCAAACCAGAACAGGCTGAGAAGGGCGATCAAGAAAAGCGACGTATTCATAGTTACCCATGATATATTTCTGACCGATACAGCTCTATACTCGGACGTAGTCTTACCGGCCAACACTTTCTTTGAAAGGCTTGATATAGTGGACTCCTACTATCACAGGTACGTTCTACTAAATGAGCCGGTCGCAAAGGGACCAGGGAAGAGCAACAGCGAGGTAACTAGGTTAATAGCTAAGGCACTAGTCATAAAGAACAGGTATTTATATGAGAGCGATGAAGCCGTGATAAAGAGAGTTCTCGCGGACAATGGGATCAGCTGGGAAGAACTAAAAAAGAGAGGATTCGTTAAAATCCCTGAAAGGCCTAGGAAGTGGAATACACCAAGCGGAAAGATAGAATTCTATTCTCAAAGAGCCGTTAGAAGGGGGCTAACCCCATTCCCCCAGTACAAGAAATACTCAGGGAATTACCCATTAAGGCTCCTAAGTCCCACCCACAGGATGACCATAACAAGTCAATATCACAACACTCACGGAATGATAGACCCATATCTCTACATGAACCCCAAGGATGCCTATGAAAGGGGACTTAAAGATGGGGATAAGGTAAAAGTCTTCAATGAGGTAGGAGATATAGTAACAACGGTAAAGCTCACAGAGGATGTTCCCCAGGGGGTGGTTTTGCTGTACAAAGCCTTTTGGCCTTCAATACTTGGATGGAACGTCAACTTCCTAACAACTGATAAGAAGGTAGAAAAGTACGGGAAGGGCTCAGCATTTCACTCAACATGGGTTGAGGTCACTCGATATAGTGAACCTGGGGAAGGGTAGTTAGCTTCAGGGGCTCACCGAATGCTCTGTCACCTGCATCTCCAAGACCTGGCAGGATGTAGCCCTTGTCATCTAATTCTCTATCTATCTTTGCTACAAATATCTCAACGTCAGGGAACTTGCTCTTTATCTTTGTAATTCCCTCCGGTGCTGCGAGAACACCAACGATTATAGTCCTCTTTGGCTCACCGTACTTTTTGACTTCTTCGAGGACTTTCGTTAAAGTTGAACCCGTAGCTATCATGGGATCGGCGACTATTACAGTATCTTCAGGCTTTATCTGAGGTACCTTCACGTAATCCATCTCAATTTCAAACTTCGGAGCCTTGCCCCTTACGGCTGACACAATTCCAACCCTTGCGTGCTCGAATACCTTAATTAATCCTTCCATTAACGGAATTGCGGCTCTGAGAACTGTGACTATCACTACATTTCTCCTGTCTTTAACTATTATTCCCTCAGTCTCCTCGAGTGGAGTTTCGATCTTCACGGTCTCAGTCTCCATTGTTTTCGTAATTTCATAGGCCATGTACCTTCCAAGCTTGACTAGACCCTTCCTAAAGGCTATGCTGTCCGTGTTCTTATCCCTAAGCTGAGTCAGTATCTCCATAATAAATGGGGAATCCTCAAAGGAGTAAACCTTCTCCCACCTCTTATCCTCAATCATATTATCACCTCAGCAGTTGATCTAAAACTATCGCCGTAATAGCACCAACCGCCATTCCAGATTCTAGTATACTTGCGATTATCCTAGGGAAGTGCTCGAGGAACTCTGGAGGTAGCTGGGGTGCA encodes the following:
- a CDS encoding molybdopterin-dependent oxidoreductase, whose protein sequence is MRDCYDTCSIISEFKNGRLTVRGNPEHPITRGFLCPKGALLPKWFHSKDRLKKPLILEGKKGSGEFREASWKEALNIIAENINSIIREHGSYSVLVYKYAGDRGVVSYYFPMRLFHYLNASTIDGAICDRAGQEALKDIYGTAVGIDPEKLRENRLIVYWGINAFWTNLHGFMLAKKYGLEIWTVDVVRTETAKRSDKFFQIRPDTDVLFALGVAKVIIEDGLYDKKFVRNKVYRFKEFMNYVKTLSLDYVAQETGLSVEKIEEFAREFAEKKGIIHIGYGFQRSLAGGEAVRAIAILPALVGHKFGFIYDMKTIDKSYAQAKFLRTKPENRIPQMELAEAIEDGKVKFLYIYNTNPLASYPNQNRLRRAIKKSDVFIVTHDIFLTDTALYSDVVLPANTFFERLDIVDSYYHRYVLLNEPVAKGPGKSNSEVTRLIAKALVIKNRYLYESDEAVIKRVLADNGISWEELKKRGFVKIPERPRKWNTPSGKIEFYSQRAVRRGLTPFPQYKKYSGNYPLRLLSPTHRMTITSQYHNTHGMIDPYLYMNPKDAYERGLKDGDKVKVFNEVGDIVTTVKLTEDVPQGVVLLYKAFWPSILGWNVNFLTTDKKVEKYGKGSAFHSTWVEVTRYSEPGEG
- the upp gene encoding uracil phosphoribosyltransferase, which translates into the protein MIEDKRWEKVYSFEDSPFIMEILTQLRDKNTDSIAFRKGLVKLGRYMAYEITKTMETETVKIETPLEETEGIIVKDRRNVVIVTVLRAAIPLMEGLIKVFEHARVGIVSAVRGKAPKFEIEMDYVKVPQIKPEDTVIVADPMIATGSTLTKVLEEVKKYGEPKRTIIVGVLAAPEGITKIKSKFPDVEIFVAKIDRELDDKGYILPGLGDAGDRAFGEPLKLTTLPQVHYIE